The following coding sequences lie in one Apium graveolens cultivar Ventura chromosome 3, ASM990537v1, whole genome shotgun sequence genomic window:
- the LOC141712580 gene encoding uncharacterized protein LOC141712580, which produces MSWKCGAMAGTLGPSLVHPATEEFTKEAITALRAGKVIAVPTDTLYGFTCDACSLGAVNRIYEIKGRQQTSPLAICVGDVQDIGKFAVTDYLPHRLLDNLLPGPVTVVLRRGDSSILEKSLNPGLNSIGVRVPDSNFVRLIARGSGSALALTSANLSGKPSSVDIKDFENLWEHCAYIYDGGVLPSGRAGSTVVDLTSIGKYKILRPGSAAVGTIEVLQRHSLIEDRVAS; this is translated from the exons ATGTCTTGGAAATGTGGAGCAATGGCAGGAACACTTGGCCCAAGTTTAGTGCATCCAGCTACGGAAGAATTTACAAAAGAAGCAATTACAGCCCTTAGAGCGGGCAAGGTCATAGCTGTTCCTACCGATACTCTCTATGGATTCACTTGTGATGCTTG CTCGTTGGGAGCAGTAAATAGGATATATGAGATTAAAGGGCGTCAACAGACAAGTCCACTTGCAATCTGTGTTGGGGATGTACAGGACATTGGCAAATTTGCAGTAACTGATTATCTGCCTCACCGCTTACTTGATAATTTACTTCCAGGACCTGTAACTGTGGTGTTAAGGCGAG GAGATTCAAGTATTTTGGAGAAGTCACTGAATCCTGGATTAAATAGCATAGGAGTTCGAGTGCCTGATAGTAACTTTGTTAGATTAATTGCTCGGGGTTCTGGTAGTGCACTGGCACTGACTAGCGCAAATCTCAGTGGGAAGCCAAGCAGTGTGGACATAAAAGATTTTGAGAACCTTTGGGAACATTGTGCATACATATATGATGGTGGAGTGCTTCCATCTGGGCGTGCTGGTTCAACAGTTGTGGACCTGACTAGCATAGGAAAGTACAAGATTCTGAGGCCTGGAAG TGCTGCAGTAGGAACCATCGAAGTCTTGCAGAGACACTCCCTGATAGAGGACAGAGTTGCTTCCTAA